A segment of the Hemicordylus capensis ecotype Gifberg chromosome 6, rHemCap1.1.pri, whole genome shotgun sequence genome:
aatcctaattattctctatgaggaattcaaaaatactttaacaattcaccaataatcagaggagtgtccaattgccttgggattttttgggtggtaggcacccctgtctgtctatcacccaccccacttttgtgcccctttttgtgctccacaataagggatatggactggtttgggtcccattatactctatgagaaaaataattaaaaatacttcaaatattcatttaaaaaaaaaccataggggtgtctgattgcttcagggtttgcatggttgttggcacccatgggtgctccacaataaggaataatggcctggttcgagtcccattatatcctatgaggaaaaaaataaaaataattttcaaaaattcataaaaaaccatacgagtgtccgattgctttggggtttgggtgacaggtacccctgggagccagctaccatcctaccaatttttgggcatCCAAACCGGTCCTaaccagtccaaactggttcagatccaaaccgaaccagggggtggtttgaacaaaaccaaaactgaaccaccccctcctggttcggacccggttcagatccgaactgaaccgggcaaactggtttggtgcacatccctatctgctaGTCCCTCATATCCAGACAGAACTGAGTAAATAAATCTCAAAGTCTATTACTCAATTCATCTGTACCTGATGACCTCCTGTATGATGAAAACAAAACCTGTGACCTTAAGTTATTCGAGGagggctgtttttatattgttttgaaaatTCTTCTAAAATTCTGATTTGAAAGCCACCTTGAGGTCATGTACATGACCTCCAGCGGCCGCTGCTAAGGGCCTGCCtttcctggcagatgagcagtgaCTGCCCTCCCCTTTGCCATGCTGcgtgcccacatgagtggcagtGCAGTGATGGCAGGGGCTGGGAGTGGGAAggcttccccctcctgcatcccagagtgccacGCAGCATGAGCCCcatggctgctctcattagagagcagtccctccttcctcctggctctctgctagaaatggtggtgggccagggGGCAGCCTTTTAACTTGGCAGTGATCATATACACAATCACCTACTGAAGTTACATGAACCACAATTTTGCTTAACCTCGACTAAACACTAGGTTAAAAAGTTGGTATAGCAGGGGCAGAAGTGCCAGGACTGGgagcaatcccagtgctccacatgagcagccgaacccaggctgggctgaccTAGCCTGTGTTGGGCTGCTTGTGTCaatagcataggaacataagaacataggaagctgccatatactgagtcagaccataagtccatctagcacagtatcaggggcagagccaccactgggcaaacaggttcaaagaacccaggcctccaccaatcaggggccacgagtgcAGCCCCatacatgccccctgcatctgacttatcttggaaaagccagggagggaacttggaaccttctgcttttcccagagtggctccatcccccaagggggatatcttatagtgctcacacttctagtctccccttcataagcaaccagggcaaaccttgcttagctaaggggacgagtcatgcttgctaccacaagaccagctctccttgagttgtattattattattattattattattattattattattattattattatgtttacatttatatcccgctcttcctccaaggagcccagagcggtgtactgcatacttgagtttctcctcacaacaaccctgtgaagtaggttaggctgagagagaagtgactggcccagagtcacccagctagtatcatggctgaatggggatttgaactcgggtctccccagtcctcgtccagcactctaaccactacaccacgctgtatgagaaaggcagggtagaaattACTCTATCCCATGACATATTTCAAAGGAACAATCCTCCTCATCTGATAAAATATAAAGCCTGTAGATATTATTCCAGCTGATGTATTTTACACAAAAGTGGATCTATTTCACACAAAAATTGTTTTAGTATTTACTTTGTATGCTTAGgagggacacccgcttaagattagtgtcccctttgctgcaacgttttcctgggcatttggataacttctttttgaagtatttactgtccagtcttgatgacgacctaatttgcaaaatggcaaggtactgttatatcatttgcaacatccgcttaggttttcattaatgttttgccttcttttttccgtgattcctgttttattattgtaatggagggtgctctgctctctggctttcagtaagatctatctggagttcaccacaactgtcttaattttaacctgtcaatATTGCATTACAATCTGtttgatttattatgctgagtttttttgtaagtatgttttactaagtattggtctatgaccgcaataaaggattggattggattgtatGCTTAGGATTAAGCACATTGTATGCTTAGGATTACTGACAGGCAGACAATAATTGCTTGCAATTTTTTCTGTCGATTATTTTATCTGATTTCAGATGGAGCTAGCCAATGGGACCATAGTCCAGGAGTTCATTTTGCTGGGCTTTGGAGAGGGACAGCAGAAGCGGTTCCTGCTCCTCGTCTTTCTCACTCTCCTCTATGTCCTCACTTTGACCGAGAACATCACTATTATTTCACTGGTGCATTTAGATGACCATTTGGCCCAGCTGCCCATGTACATCCTGCTGAGCAACTTCTCCTGGCTAGAGATATGTTATGTGACCACCACTGTGCCACGGATGCTCTTCGACCTGGCATACTCCCATACAACTATCTCTTTCCATGCCTGCTTCCTCCAGTTCTACATCTTCTTCTCTCTCAGCGGCACTGAATGTTTCTTCCTCTCATCAATGGCTTTAGATCGATACTTGGCCATCTGCCACCCACTGCGCTATCCACAACTGATGTCCCAAGAGGCCTGCTATGCTCTCGTGGCTGGTTCTTGGGTCCTTGGCTTCCTGTGGCACATTATGTCTGTGACTTTGATCTCCAAGTTGTCCTTCTGTGGACCCAATGTCATTGAGCACCTGTTGTGCGATCCTGGACCAATTTTGTCACTAGCTTGCCCTCCTCTTGGAATTGCTCCCATTGTCTGTCAGATTTCTATGAATACTGTAGTACTTGGCAATTTCTGTTTTGTTGTGCTATCCTATGGTATTGTGATTTGCACCCTGATTAAAAAATCTAGCCAAGGTGGTCGTAGGAAAGCCTTTTCCACCATATCTTTCCACCTAGTGGTGGTCACACTTTTCTACGGCTCCATGGCTGGGGTTTATTTAACTCCAGATGGAGAAAGTCTGTCCGATATTACTAAGGCAGCAACGCTCTTCTacactgctgttactccctttcTGAACCCTTTGATCTACTGTCTGAGGAATGATCAGGTGAAGAAGGCAATGGGCAGGTCGtggaaaagaaaaataggaaggcAAAAGAGAAAGGAGACTGTAAATAAATCAGAGGACAGAagtaagaaaaataaaacaaacacccaACTGTGCTGTCAGAGTTAGAATGATGTCTTTGCTGTTGGACACCAGGGATGCTTCCTGGTATGGCAAAAAAACCTAAAGAGTTAAAATCAGGGACGAGTTTCTTGGCTGCTGGGTCCCACCATATTTTCAACATTTTCTGCTTGCTCTGAATAACAAAATTCAAGGCACAAGGGTTGTCTGGGTAAATCCTTTTGGAGTATATACAGTATTAGGCTTGTTCATATGACCActggcagggtaggagaagctcTCAGCCTGGGTAGGATATTCGAGATGGATCCCAATTTTCAGCCATGTCATTGAATTAAGATAGGGGGCAGGAAtaatgatcatgtgtgaggcagcAACTTTCCCTCCTGCCTTAATTAAAAGTGGAGAACAGAATTTGGGTATGGCATACTCATCCTATTCAGCTGCCACCTTGCACATGATTATTCTTCCTGCCTCCTACTTTaaaaatgtttgcaagcacatggcTGAACATTGGCTCTCCTACCTAGGCTGGGCACGTCTCCTACCCTGCCAGCAGTCAGGTGAACAAGCCAATtatgtaacaaataaaataaattggatTATCTGTTGTTATAAATAGCAACCTCAATTGTGAGATTTTCTGTATTCCATGAAATGCCATTAAAACAATTATCTGTGTGCTCCAAATGTCATTGGTTTAATCGATTATtgcagggcttttttttttttttagctttcaaccagacacaaaatgtgagTCCAGAAAAAGAGTGCATTTCTAATAGAACATTTGTGGAggtcaaaaattcaagtcatgttAGTGTTGCATTATGATAGGTGATGGCCGGATTCAGACGCaacaccaaactggagttaaatggagCAGAGGTTGTAACTCCAGTATGACCAAATCCATAAAACCACAGTTTTGCAGCAAAAATgacctctggtttgcctcgccaaattccaatttgaatctTTGGTTTTCACAAAGGTTCGCCAccaagacctccagtttggccaccaaagcattACGTCCAATaccagatgccaccataaccacagttttgtgccaATTATCAAACTACAGTCATAGAGGAGGCAGCACAGACGCACCCAGGattgcacctgctccatgcctgcaacACTTCTCTATGGTCGCCTCTCCGAGCACTAGCCCTGACCCTCCTGTCACTTATCCAGCTATGGAGCTGGCCAgtaacagggacaccaccacatcccatcccaggcttgtcagcctgtcaagtggcacagtcacacaTATGCATTCCATCTTCCCACTCTCtcccatgcccccctcccacccaacaagcaggggggggggaagagtacaGGTTGACAGGAcagcactaagtgctttgctcctcaAGAAGGAAGCTGCAATGAtgcatgttcacaagcacaagcactccaggtggTGACACAAGCAGGGCAGCAcatcacagcaccaggaggggaaGATTTGGCCATGGGGACACTCCCacacaattcatgagaagaaccatcggaggggaggggagagaaatgccAAGCAAAATCTCTAACAatgcacaacaataaaacatccccttctcccattgactgttctctcacaagagtggcatGCCATTGGGGCTCTGTATCGAGCCAGATTGCTCTATGGGGGGGAAGCCGTAGGGACAGGTACCTACCGGCAACTGTTCTCCCTGTCTTAGTGACGCTTCCAACTAGCTCTCAAAGTGTGCCCCCATCAGCtcgtccacccatgtggacatgcaCACCCTttcttgtgccccaaaatggtgaTCCTGCTCTCCTGAGGTCACTGGAAATCAAGGaccccctctcccacaattccccatgctggcagatctgcatatgatgCAACACCAGACTGGTCCCAGgaattttaaatgggtttaaagTTCTGTGCATGCACCTGGTgtttccccacacacacagccacgCACACGGCCAGGctcggacacatggagcatcaacatTTCATGTGGATGCATGCAAGACTCCAGAGGGAGGTGGGGGTTAAAGTGATTCGATTTGATCTTttgccatggagagttggggcccCACGTGTGAGGCCACCTCTGGTGTGTTAGTTCAACTTATGAGCATGCAGTCCGACGGGAGACCTAGGGGTTTCAGCTTCATGGTcatccccagtagactgaccttctcatgagaggaggagcccaccagcagcaacctttggtctgcatggactgctttgcctgggTAATCCCTTGTAACAGCATCCCAGGTCACGGCGGgaaagaccaccaccacccccagcttcctttgccctccctcatatac
Coding sequences within it:
- the LOC128331962 gene encoding olfactory receptor 11G2-like is translated as MELANGTIVQEFILLGFGEGQQKRFLLLVFLTLLYVLTLTENITIISLVHLDDHLAQLPMYILLSNFSWLEICYVTTTVPRMLFDLAYSHTTISFHACFLQFYIFFSLSGTECFFLSSMALDRYLAICHPLRYPQLMSQEACYALVAGSWVLGFLWHIMSVTLISKLSFCGPNVIEHLLCDPGPILSLACPPLGIAPIVCQISMNTVVLGNFCFVVLSYGIVICTLIKKSSQGGRRKAFSTISFHLVVVTLFYGSMAGVYLTPDGESLSDITKAATLFYTAVTPFLNPLIYCLRNDQVKKAMGRSWKRKIGRQKRKETVNKSEDRSKKNKTNTQLCCQS